In a genomic window of Streptomyces sp. SJL17-4:
- a CDS encoding sugar ABC transporter permease: protein MTTQLTVTGKRPGATAPPAARPARRGGPRGHRPWTPWLYLLPALAVLGGLLVYPVYQLGLISFLEYTQAQVSGGEPTSFKGFGNYTTLFADPQFWQVLLATVLFAAACVVTTLAAGCALAVLLTRVRALPRFVLMMAALGAWATPAITGSTVWVFLFDPDFGPVNKLLGLGDFSWTYGRYSAFALVLLEVVWCSFPFVMVTVYAGIKAIPSEVLEAAALDGASQWRIWRSVMAPMLRPILVVVTIQSIIWDFKVFTQIYVMTNGGGIAGQNLVLNVYAYQKAFASSQYSLGSAIGVVMLLILLAVTLVYLRLLRRQGEEL, encoded by the coding sequence ATGACGACCCAGCTCACCGTCACCGGGAAGCGGCCCGGCGCGACCGCGCCCCCGGCCGCCCGGCCGGCCCGCCGCGGCGGCCCCAGGGGCCACCGCCCCTGGACCCCCTGGCTGTACCTGCTGCCCGCCCTCGCCGTCCTCGGCGGACTCCTCGTCTACCCCGTCTACCAGCTCGGCCTGATCTCCTTCCTGGAGTACACCCAGGCCCAGGTCAGCGGCGGCGAACCCACCTCCTTCAAGGGCTTCGGCAACTACACGACCCTCTTCGCCGACCCCCAGTTCTGGCAGGTCCTCCTCGCCACCGTCCTCTTCGCCGCCGCCTGCGTCGTCACCACGCTCGCCGCCGGCTGCGCCCTCGCCGTACTCCTCACGCGCGTGCGTGCCCTGCCGCGGTTCGTCCTGATGATGGCCGCGCTCGGCGCCTGGGCCACGCCCGCGATCACCGGCTCCACGGTCTGGGTCTTCCTCTTCGACCCCGACTTCGGCCCCGTCAACAAGCTGCTCGGGCTCGGCGACTTCTCCTGGACGTACGGGCGGTACAGCGCCTTCGCCCTCGTCCTCCTCGAAGTCGTCTGGTGCTCCTTCCCGTTCGTGATGGTCACCGTCTACGCGGGCATCAAGGCCATCCCGTCCGAGGTCCTGGAGGCCGCCGCCCTCGACGGCGCCTCGCAGTGGCGGATCTGGCGCTCGGTCATGGCGCCCATGCTCCGGCCCATCCTGGTCGTCGTCACGATCCAGTCGATCATCTGGGACTTCAAGGTCTTCACCCAGATCTACGTGATGACCAACGGCGGCGGCATCGCCGGCCAGAACCTCGTCCTCAACGTGTACGCCTACCAGAAGGCCTTCGCCTCGTCCCAGTACAGCCTGGGCTCGGCGATCGGCGTCGTCATGCTGCTGATCCTGCTGGCCGTGACGCTGGTCTACCTGCGCCTGCTGCGACGCCAGGGAGAAGAGCTGTGA
- a CDS encoding carbohydrate ABC transporter permease, which translates to MTTFRIRRPARPGRLAAEAVTLLVAAAVAFPLYWMVLSAFKPAGEIQSTAPRPWTLSPSLDSFRRVFEQQEFGRYFLNSLIVAGTVVLASALIAFLAATAVTRFRFRFRTTLLIMFLVAQMVPVEALTIPLFFLMRDAGQLNTLGSLILPHIAFSLPFAIWMLRGFVKAVPEALEEQAQIDGASRTRFLWQILFPLVFPGLVATSVFSFISTWNDFLFAKSFIISDTSQSTLPMALLVFFKPDENDWGGIMAGSTVMTVPVLVFFVLVQRRLVSGLGGAVKD; encoded by the coding sequence GTGACCACATTCCGCATCAGGCGGCCCGCGCGACCCGGACGCCTCGCCGCCGAGGCCGTCACCCTGCTCGTCGCCGCCGCCGTCGCCTTCCCGCTGTACTGGATGGTCCTCTCGGCCTTCAAACCGGCCGGTGAGATCCAGTCCACCGCACCGCGGCCGTGGACGCTCTCCCCGTCCCTCGACTCGTTCCGGCGCGTCTTCGAACAGCAGGAGTTCGGCCGCTACTTCCTGAACTCGCTGATCGTGGCGGGCACGGTCGTCCTCGCCTCCGCGCTCATCGCCTTCCTCGCGGCGACGGCCGTCACCCGCTTCCGCTTCAGGTTCCGGACGACCCTGCTCATCATGTTCCTGGTCGCCCAGATGGTGCCGGTCGAGGCCCTCACCATCCCGCTGTTCTTCCTCATGCGGGACGCCGGCCAGCTCAACACCCTCGGCTCGCTGATCCTGCCGCACATCGCCTTCTCGCTGCCCTTCGCGATCTGGATGCTGCGGGGCTTCGTCAAGGCGGTGCCGGAGGCACTGGAGGAGCAGGCCCAGATCGACGGGGCGAGCCGCACCCGGTTCCTGTGGCAGATCCTCTTCCCGCTGGTCTTCCCCGGCCTCGTCGCGACGAGCGTCTTCTCGTTCATCTCGACCTGGAACGACTTCCTCTTCGCGAAGTCGTTCATCATCAGCGACACCTCCCAGTCGACCCTCCCCATGGCCCTGCTCGTCTTCTTCAAGCCCGACGAGAACGACTGGGGAGGCATCATGGCCGGCTCGACCGTGATGACCGTCCCGGTGCTCGTCTTCTTCGTACTCGTACAGCGCCGCCTGGTCTCGGGCCTCGGCGGAGCGGTGAAGGACTGA
- a CDS encoding HU family DNA-binding protein, whose amino-acid sequence MNRSELVAALADRAEVTRKDADAVLAALAETVGEVVAKGDEKVTIPGFLTFERTHRAARTARNPQTGDPIDIPAGYSVKVSAGSKLKEAAKGK is encoded by the coding sequence ATGAACCGCAGTGAGCTGGTGGCCGCCCTGGCCGACCGCGCCGAGGTGACCCGCAAGGACGCCGACGCCGTGCTGGCCGCTCTCGCCGAGACCGTCGGTGAGGTCGTCGCCAAGGGCGACGAGAAGGTCACCATCCCCGGCTTCCTGACCTTCGAGCGCACCCACCGTGCCGCTCGCACCGCTCGTAACCCGCAGACCGGCGACCCGATCGACATCCCGGCCGGCTACAGCGTGAAGGTCTCCGCGGGCTCGAAGCTCAAGGAAGCCGCCAAGGGCAAGTAA
- a CDS encoding DUF3039 domain-containing protein, producing MSTLEPERGAGTGTLVEPTPQVSHGDGDHERYAHYVQKDKIMASALDGTPVVALCGKVWVPGRDPKKYPVCPMCKEIYESMGAGGGDKDKGGKDKK from the coding sequence ATGAGCACTCTCGAGCCCGAGCGCGGGGCAGGTACGGGAACCCTCGTCGAGCCGACGCCGCAGGTGTCCCACGGTGACGGCGACCACGAGCGCTACGCCCATTACGTCCAGAAGGACAAGATCATGGCGAGCGCCCTCGACGGTACGCCCGTCGTGGCGCTGTGCGGAAAGGTCTGGGTGCCGGGGCGCGACCCCAAGAAGTACCCGGTCTGTCCGATGTGCAAGGAGATCTACGAGTCCATGGGCGCCGGCGGTGGCGACAAGGACAAGGGCGGCAAGGACAAGAAGTAG
- a CDS encoding NAD-dependent malic enzyme, with product MATAPSVSYSMTVRLEVPASGTAVSQLTTAVESHGGSVTGLDVTASGHEKLRIDVTIAATSTAHADEIVEQLRTIEGVVLGKVSDRTFLMHLGGKIEMASKHPIRNRDDLSMIYTPGVARVCMAIAENPEDARRLTIKRNTVAVVTDGSAVLGLGNIGPMAAMPVMEGKAALFKRFADIDAWPLCLDTQDTDEIVAIVKAIAPGFAGINLEDISAPRCFEIEARLREALDIPVFHDDQHGTAIVVLAALTNALRVVNKGIGDVRVVMSGAGAAGTAILKLLIAAGVKHAVVADIQGVVHAGREDLVDAPADSPLRWIADNTNPEGVTGTLKQAVVGADVFIGVSAPNLLGADDVAAMAEGAIVFALANPDPEVDPAAARLTAAVVATGRSDFPNQINNVLVFPGVFRGLLDAQSRTVNTEMMLAAATALADVVTEDELNPNYIIPSVFNDKVAGAVAGAVRNAAKAAAGGPAATGR from the coding sequence ATGGCAACGGCGCCCAGCGTCTCGTACTCGATGACGGTCCGGCTGGAGGTTCCCGCGAGCGGAACCGCGGTCTCCCAGCTCACCACGGCGGTGGAGTCCCACGGCGGATCCGTCACCGGCCTCGACGTGACCGCCTCCGGCCACGAGAAGCTCCGTATCGACGTCACCATCGCCGCGACCTCCACCGCGCACGCCGACGAGATCGTCGAGCAGCTGCGCACCATCGAGGGCGTCGTCCTCGGCAAGGTCTCGGACCGTACGTTCCTGATGCACCTCGGCGGCAAGATCGAGATGGCGTCCAAGCACCCCATCCGCAACCGTGACGACCTCTCCATGATCTACACCCCGGGTGTCGCCCGGGTGTGCATGGCGATCGCCGAGAACCCCGAGGACGCCCGCCGCCTCACCATCAAGCGCAACACCGTCGCGGTCGTCACCGACGGCTCCGCCGTCCTCGGCCTCGGCAACATCGGCCCGATGGCCGCCATGCCGGTCATGGAGGGCAAGGCCGCCCTGTTCAAGCGCTTCGCCGACATCGACGCCTGGCCGCTCTGCCTCGACACGCAGGACACCGACGAGATCGTGGCGATCGTCAAGGCGATCGCCCCCGGCTTCGCGGGCATCAACCTGGAGGACATCTCCGCGCCGCGCTGCTTCGAGATCGAGGCCCGGCTGCGCGAGGCCCTCGACATCCCCGTCTTCCACGACGACCAGCACGGCACGGCCATCGTCGTCCTCGCCGCCCTGACCAACGCGCTCCGCGTGGTCAACAAGGGCATCGGCGACGTACGGGTCGTCATGTCCGGTGCCGGCGCGGCCGGTACGGCCATCCTCAAGCTGCTGATCGCGGCGGGCGTGAAGCACGCCGTCGTCGCCGACATCCAGGGCGTCGTGCACGCGGGCCGCGAGGACCTCGTGGACGCCCCGGCCGACTCGCCGCTGCGCTGGATCGCCGACAACACCAACCCCGAGGGCGTCACCGGCACCCTCAAGCAGGCCGTGGTCGGCGCGGACGTCTTCATCGGCGTCTCGGCCCCGAACCTGCTGGGCGCGGACGACGTCGCCGCGATGGCGGAGGGCGCGATCGTCTTCGCACTCGCGAACCCCGACCCGGAGGTCGACCCGGCCGCCGCGCGCCTGACGGCCGCCGTCGTCGCCACCGGCCGCTCGGACTTCCCGAACCAGATCAACAACGTGCTGGTCTTCCCGGGTGTCTTCCGCGGTCTCCTCGACGCCCAGTCCCGTACCGTCAACACGGAGATGATGCTGGCGGCGGCCACCGCCCTCGCCGACGTCGTCACCGAGGACGAGCTGAACCCGAACTACATCATCCCGTCGGTCTTCAACGACAAGGTCGCGGGCGCGGTCGCCGGAGCCGTGCGCAACGCGGCGAAGGCGGCGGCCGGCGGCCCGGCGGCGACCGGCCGCTGA
- a CDS encoding extracellular solute-binding protein: MKLPAGVTARVTAPAAALLLAGLTVTACAPQTSDGKATTDEKTGTLRVWLFQEVGNKPKEQVVAQAVAAFEKQHQGAKVEVEYIPVETRAQRVKAAFNDPKSAPDLIEYGNTDTAGYVKDGGLADISTEFGAWDEAKDTDPTARQSVTVGGKVYGAPLFVGVRALYYRTDVFEELGLTAPKSQAELVATAKKIRKAEPELYGIAVGGAYTYGAMPFVWAAGGELATANGATYKAAVNSEAALKGISTYTSLFGDDNCPAAKCAQMGGNATVTAFASGKAAMAIGGDFSHAAVEAGTVKGKYAVVPLPGTTPGSIAPAFAGGNNIGVLKSTSHRSLAVDLLKSLTGKETQGKLFDAMGFLPTYTDVRTAAAQRKPFVKPFIDTLGAGTKFVPASPGWGRIDASLVLPTMFQEVVSGRKDVKAAADDAAKKMDAAFAPAG, from the coding sequence ATGAAACTTCCTGCCGGCGTCACCGCCCGTGTCACCGCCCCGGCCGCCGCACTCCTGCTGGCCGGCCTCACCGTCACCGCCTGCGCGCCCCAGACGTCCGACGGCAAGGCCACGACGGACGAGAAGACCGGCACCCTGCGGGTCTGGCTCTTCCAGGAGGTCGGCAACAAACCCAAGGAACAGGTCGTCGCGCAGGCCGTCGCCGCCTTCGAGAAGCAGCACCAGGGCGCGAAGGTCGAGGTCGAGTACATACCCGTGGAGACCCGCGCCCAGCGCGTCAAGGCCGCCTTCAACGACCCCAAGTCCGCCCCCGACCTCATCGAGTACGGCAACACCGACACCGCCGGATACGTCAAGGACGGCGGACTCGCCGACATCAGCACCGAGTTCGGCGCCTGGGACGAGGCCAAGGACACCGACCCCACAGCCAGGCAGTCCGTCACCGTCGGCGGAAAGGTCTACGGCGCCCCGCTGTTCGTCGGCGTCCGCGCCCTCTACTACCGCACCGACGTGTTCGAGGAACTCGGCCTCACCGCCCCCAAGAGCCAGGCCGAACTCGTCGCCACCGCCAAGAAGATCCGCAAGGCCGAACCCGAGCTGTACGGCATCGCCGTCGGCGGCGCCTACACCTACGGCGCCATGCCCTTCGTCTGGGCGGCCGGCGGCGAACTCGCCACCGCGAACGGCGCCACGTACAAGGCCGCCGTCAACAGCGAGGCCGCCCTCAAGGGCATCAGCACCTACACCTCGCTCTTCGGCGACGACAACTGCCCCGCGGCCAAGTGCGCCCAGATGGGCGGCAACGCCACCGTCACCGCCTTCGCCTCCGGCAAGGCCGCCATGGCCATCGGCGGCGACTTCAGCCACGCCGCCGTCGAGGCCGGCACCGTGAAGGGCAAGTACGCCGTCGTCCCGCTGCCCGGCACCACCCCCGGCTCCATCGCCCCGGCCTTCGCCGGCGGCAACAACATCGGCGTCCTCAAGAGCACCTCGCACCGCAGCCTCGCCGTCGACCTCCTCAAGTCCCTCACCGGCAAGGAGACCCAGGGCAAGCTCTTCGACGCGATGGGCTTCCTCCCCACGTACACCGACGTCCGGACCGCCGCCGCCCAGCGAAAGCCCTTCGTGAAGCCCTTCATCGACACCCTCGGCGCCGGCACCAAGTTCGTCCCGGCGTCCCCCGGCTGGGGCCGGATCGACGCCTCGCTCGTGCTGCCCACGATGTTCCAGGAGGTCGTCAGCGGCCGTAAGGACGTCAAGGCGGCGGCCGACGACGCCGCGAAGAAGATGGACGCGGCCTTCGCGCCGGCGGGCTGA
- a CDS encoding YqgE/AlgH family protein: MTEVSSLTGRLLVATPALADPNFDRAVVLLLDHDDEGSLGVVLNRPTPVTVGDILAPWAGLAGEPGVVFQGGPVSLDAALGVAVIPGDEGPLGWRRVYGAIGLVDLETPPELLGPALGSLRIFAGYAGWGPGQLETELGDGAWYVVESEPGDVSSPQPETLWRQVLRRQRGELAMIATYPDDPSLN; this comes from the coding sequence ATGACCGAGGTGTCCTCGCTCACAGGACGGCTGCTCGTCGCCACCCCCGCCCTCGCGGACCCGAATTTCGACCGCGCGGTGGTGCTGTTGCTCGACCACGACGACGAGGGCTCGCTCGGCGTGGTCCTCAACCGGCCGACGCCGGTGACCGTCGGCGACATCCTCGCCCCCTGGGCCGGTCTCGCCGGCGAACCGGGTGTCGTCTTCCAGGGCGGCCCCGTCTCCCTCGACGCCGCCCTCGGCGTCGCCGTGATCCCCGGCGACGAGGGGCCGCTCGGCTGGCGGCGGGTGTACGGGGCGATCGGTCTGGTCGACCTGGAGACCCCGCCCGAGCTGCTCGGACCGGCCCTCGGCTCGCTGCGGATCTTCGCCGGGTACGCGGGCTGGGGCCCCGGCCAGCTGGAGACCGAGCTGGGCGACGGAGCCTGGTACGTGGTCGAGTCGGAGCCCGGCGACGTCTCCTCGCCGCAGCCCGAGACCCTCTGGCGGCAGGTGCTCCGGCGGCAGCGCGGCGAGCTCGCGATGATCGCGACGTACCCGGACGATCCCTCCCTCAACTGA
- the murA gene encoding UDP-N-acetylglucosamine 1-carboxyvinyltransferase, translated as MTGTDSHDVLLVHGGTPLEGEIRVRGAKNLVPKAMVAALLGSGPSRLRNVPDIRDVRVVRGLLQLHGVTVRPGEEPGELVLDPTHVESANVADIDAHAGSSRIPILFCGPLLHRLGHAFIPGLGGCDIGGRPIDFHFDVLRQFGATIEKRADGQYLEAPQRLRGCKIRLPYPSVGSTEQVLLTAVLAEGVTELSNAAVEPEIEDLICVLQKMGAIISMDTDRTIRITGVDRLDGYTHRALPDRLEAASWASAALATEGNIYVRGAQQRSMMTFLNTYRKVGGAFEIDDEGIRFWHPGGSLNAIHLETDVHPGFQTDWQQPLVVALTQASGLSIVHETVYESRLGFTSALNQMGAHIQLYRECLGGSDCRFGQRNFLHSAVVSGPTKLQGADLVIPDLRGGFSYLIAALAAQGTSRVHGIELINRGYENFMEKLVELGAKVELPGSALV; from the coding sequence ATGACCGGCACAGACAGCCATGATGTACTGCTCGTCCATGGCGGAACCCCGCTGGAGGGCGAGATCCGCGTCCGCGGCGCGAAGAACCTCGTGCCCAAGGCGATGGTCGCCGCCCTGCTCGGCAGCGGCCCGAGCCGCCTGCGCAACGTTCCCGACATCCGTGACGTCCGCGTCGTCCGCGGACTGCTCCAGCTGCACGGCGTGACGGTCCGTCCGGGTGAGGAGCCCGGCGAGCTCGTCCTCGACCCGACGCACGTCGAGTCCGCGAACGTCGCTGACATCGATGCCCACGCCGGCTCGTCGCGCATCCCGATCCTCTTCTGCGGCCCGCTGCTGCACCGCCTCGGCCACGCCTTCATCCCGGGCCTGGGCGGCTGCGACATCGGCGGCCGGCCCATCGACTTCCACTTCGACGTGCTGCGCCAGTTCGGCGCCACCATCGAGAAGCGGGCGGACGGGCAGTACCTGGAGGCCCCGCAGCGTCTTCGCGGTTGCAAGATCCGGCTGCCGTACCCCTCGGTCGGTTCGACCGAGCAGGTGCTGCTGACGGCGGTGCTCGCCGAGGGCGTCACCGAGCTGTCGAACGCCGCCGTGGAGCCCGAGATCGAGGACCTCATCTGCGTGCTGCAGAAGATGGGCGCGATCATCTCCATGGACACCGACCGGACCATCCGGATCACCGGTGTCGACCGCCTCGACGGCTACACCCACCGGGCGCTCCCGGACCGCCTGGAGGCGGCCTCCTGGGCGTCCGCGGCGCTGGCGACCGAGGGCAACATCTACGTGCGCGGCGCCCAGCAGCGCTCGATGATGACCTTCCTCAACACCTACCGGAAGGTGGGTGGCGCCTTCGAGATCGACGACGAGGGCATCCGCTTCTGGCACCCGGGCGGCTCGCTCAACGCGATCCACCTGGAGACGGACGTGCACCCCGGCTTCCAGACGGACTGGCAGCAGCCGCTGGTGGTGGCCCTGACGCAGGCCTCCGGCCTCTCCATCGTCCACGAGACGGTGTACGAGTCCCGGCTCGGCTTCACCTCCGCGCTCAACCAGATGGGCGCACACATCCAGCTGTACCGCGAGTGCCTCGGCGGCTCCGACTGCCGCTTCGGCCAGCGGAACTTCCTGCACTCGGCGGTCGTGTCCGGCCCGACGAAGCTCCAGGGCGCCGATCTGGTCATCCCCGACCTGCGCGGCGGCTTCTCGTACCTGATCGCGGCGCTCGCGGCGCAGGGCACCTCCCGGGTGCACGGCATCGAGCTGATCAACCGCGGCTACGAGAACTTCATGGAGAAGCTCGTCGAGCTCGGCGCCAAGGTCGAGCTCCCCGGCAGCGCGCTGGTGTGA